The Clupea harengus unplaced genomic scaffold, Ch_v2.0.2, whole genome shotgun sequence DNA window cagtgcagcGGAAAGCAGCACCACGCATCTGAGCAGAAAGGTGAAGGTTATCCAGGAAATGGAAGGTCTGTGTGTTGAGGGGACATCAGGCATTTTAAatctgactgatgtgtgtggatTAAAGTGACTCATGTGTAAAACACATGTCTGGGGGAGGTGACATGTGAcacactgctgcacacacacactcccacatgtGCTTGGTTGCTTTAGTTTGAACAAATTTTACTCCCTTCTTATatgctctctctgtcgctctcttttccgttctttctctctctcacacactgggtcACTGAGAAAAGCACCATACCTTTAATCCGCGTGGTTctcttgacgtgtgtgtgtgtgtgtgtgtgtgtgtgtgtgtgtgtgtgtgtgtgtgtgtgtgtgcgcgcgcgcgcacgcatgTGGTATTCATGTTGATTTTTTACTTCCGAGTGCTCATTACTGTCTGTGTAGTGTGGGTGATCAGAAgagtttcgttttttttttttggacattacctctctctccctcccttctctctctctgactgatgCAATGTGTGGGATTGGGGTGAAATACTACTGCTTGAAACTGTTCTGCTATATGTGCGTGAGTCGGCTCTTAGTCACTCTGCATCTAGTGGCAACTGCGTGAAGTTCGCAGAATTGTTGACatcaacaatgtttttttttttttttttttttttttgcctgaacACAGCTTTGATCCTCCTGTCTTTTCTCGGTCTGTCTGTGTAGGTATTTGTGTTTCCGAATTGCCCAACCTtctctctatcagtctgtcTATCTGACTGTGTTTCATTTCCCCTCAaacttctctctgcctctgcaaaTAGAATTATGTGGGCGCTGTCAAGATTGATTCATCAGCAATTGCAGATATTTCCCCTTGAGAAAAACACTATCTATAATACAAATTAATGTAGTGTAACATAAATGTACCATGCAACCTAATTTATTTAATCTCAAATACTGAAGAGTGTAACTGGCAAATGAACTGTTGTCTCTGGCAACTTGGGTTTTCTgtggaaagaggagagatgatcTCTTTATTAGGCTTCTAGGTCATAAAGACAATCAAATATTGATAATATCCTTAATCATTTATTGAGAAAGCCCACCagttctggcacacacacattctgagcTACAACCTAATGTTGTGAATCAGCCTGAGTGTGAAGCACAGCTGAGATTTCACTTTCGTTTGGCACCGTCAGTGTTTTCTTTATATCTTTTATCATCGTCTCACTTTAGCTCACACATCTCCCATTCATTGTTTTATCCTGGCTGTGGCCTGATGTCAACActaacattaacacaaacaGATTACATTCACCAGGACTAGATCATGCTattctataattataattatacagTGGAGACTGGAGGTtgttatatatactgtacattgttTTAATTTGTGTCTTTTGACCAGGCCAAAACCGAGAGGGTGGGAGGCAGTATTTACGGTGTTCTCTCCCTAATTGGATGAGATGGATGGAACATATGTTTATGCTGTGACTAGACCTTTTAAGCAAGAGGCATCTGTCGGGCGACATGTTGATAAATGCACAGGAGCAACTGATGCAAGTGCAAAACCATTTAGGCCTAGTCGCTTATGGATTTTTATTTGTACTTTTATGGACTTTTAAACCGCCTGCATTGTTTGAAAAGTTCATGATTCAGTGGTTCAAGTTACCGTTCATTCCCACATAGGTGATTTTGATCCTTTTTCCCCCATTTCATTCCAGTGTAACAATGTCAACAATGTGACGGGGACATTCATTTAATGAATCCTCTGCAGTTCTTCTCCCCTTGATTTTGACTGAGTGGCCACGACTAGCTGGAACCCAAGCTCCATacctgaggggggagagaaaaactgCTGAGAAAATACTGAGAAATGGCTGCTGACTTTTTTTGACTTTCTCTCTTGTCCAGGAGCGGTTGGGGCACCGGCCCTCTTCACTGTGCCGCGGCGGCCAGGCTATGGCACCATGGGGAAGCCCATCAAGCTGCTGGCCAACTGCTTCCAGGTGGACATCCCCAAGATGGACGTCTACCTCTATGAGGTGGACATCAAGCCTGAGAAGTGCCCACGGCGGGTCAACAGGTATGTGACCAGAGCCCCTtaatgatcccccccccccatcatcctGGCCCATTACAGCATCTGGATTCAGACTTGGGGGATGTTGACGTGTAAAACTGGCCTATGATGTTGAGCCTTGTGGTTTTAATTGTGAGAAATTGAAGGCAACGGTTATGGGAGTTTGGGTCAAGGTGATttgtctgtgttaatggtgtCGATTGGGTCTTGCTCTTCAACTTTAAAGCTTGATTCTGTTTTGTCTGCTTAATATGTTTGGTTAATAAATCATGTGTGAAACAAGATggctgcacatgtgtgtgtttgtgcagggaGGTGGTTGACTCCATGGTGCAGCATTTCAAGGTGACCATCTTTGGGGATCGACGGCCGGTTTACGATGGGAAGAGAAGCCTCTACACGGCCAACCCATTGCCTGTGGCTACCGCGGGGGTaagacatgtgtacacacacacgctcacacacacacacacgcacacacacgctcacgcacacacacacacacacacacacacacgcgcgctcacacacacgctctcacacacacactcactctcagagCACGAAGTGTTCATAAAAAGACAACCTGTGAATATGAACTgaaaccacaaacaaacacacacacacacacacacacacactcatcatgccctccactcctcctcctggcaGGTGGATCTGGACGTGACACTGCCAGGTGAGGGGGGGAAGGACCGGCCGTTTAAAGTGTCCATCAGGTTCGTGTCGCTGGTCAGCTGGCACATGCTGCACGAGGTGCTGACGGGCCGCAGCATGCCCGAGCCCCTGGAGCTGGACAAGCCCATCAGCACCAACCCTGTTCACGCCGTGGACGTGGTGCTACGCCATCTACCCTCTATGAAGTACGTctcgcatcacacacacacacacacacacacactggggataTGGTGCCGTACCTTCCCTTCAAGAAGTacgtcatatacacacacacacacacacacacactggggataTGGTGCTGTACCTCCCCTTCAAGAAGtacgtcatacacacacacacacactggggataTGGTGCCGTACCTTCCCTTCAagaagtaagtcatatacacacacacacacaacagcacaaagatACATAAGTACGAAActacatatggacacacaaacacatacctatatgttttacacacacacacacacacacatacagtacatacacagatTGTCTAAGTTTGACCTggaaaaggtgaaaaaaaaaacatgtttatgttGTTGGCCTCAAGATCAGT harbors:
- the LOC122130496 gene encoding protein argonaute-3-like; translated protein: MEIGTTGAVGAPALFTVPRRPGYGTMGKPIKLLANCFQVDIPKMDVYLYEVDIKPEKCPRRVNREVVDSMVQHFKVTIFGDRRPVYDGKRSLYTANPLPVATAGVDLDVTLPGEGGKDRPFKVSIRFVSLVSWHMLHEVLTGRSMPEPLELDKPISTNPVHAVDVVLRHLPSMKYTPVGRSFFSAPEGYDHPLGGGREVWFGFHQSVRPAMWKMMLNIDVSATAFYKAQPVIQFMCEVLDIHNIDEQPRPL